In Pseudomonas fluorescens, the following are encoded in one genomic region:
- a CDS encoding Tim44 domain-containing protein, whose protein sequence is MKRFLSIAMALCIGLTMSLDVNAAKRFGGGKSAGAAPTHQTSQMAPSSPGMGGAAATAGAAGAAGAAAKAGGASRWLGPLAGIAAGGLLASMFMGDGFQGMQILDILIMAVIAFLVFRFIAARRRKQQEQYAPAGHAPMQREAFEQKPAGGSIFGGSAAPVAARPVINAPAWFNERNFVEAARNHFQSLQQHWDANEMDKITEFVTPQMLEFLKRERADLGDGFQSTYIDNLNVQLDGVDDRADKTIATLTFTGVSKTSRFDQGEVFSESWNMERAQGENQPWLVAGIRQNG, encoded by the coding sequence ATGAAACGTTTTCTTAGCATCGCCATGGCGTTGTGCATCGGCCTGACGATGAGTCTCGACGTCAATGCCGCCAAGCGCTTCGGTGGTGGCAAAAGCGCAGGCGCTGCGCCGACTCACCAGACCAGCCAGATGGCTCCTTCTTCTCCAGGCATGGGCGGCGCTGCGGCGACCGCGGGTGCTGCCGGTGCCGCTGGCGCCGCTGCCAAGGCCGGTGGCGCTTCGCGCTGGCTCGGCCCACTGGCCGGTATCGCGGCCGGTGGCCTGCTGGCATCCATGTTCATGGGTGACGGCTTCCAGGGCATGCAGATCCTCGACATCCTGATCATGGCCGTCATTGCGTTCCTGGTCTTCCGCTTTATCGCCGCCCGTCGTCGCAAGCAGCAGGAGCAGTACGCTCCGGCCGGCCACGCGCCGATGCAACGTGAGGCGTTCGAACAAAAGCCTGCCGGCGGTTCGATCTTCGGTGGTTCGGCAGCGCCTGTTGCCGCTCGCCCAGTGATCAATGCGCCAGCCTGGTTCAACGAAAGAAACTTCGTCGAAGCGGCACGCAATCACTTCCAGTCCCTGCAACAGCACTGGGACGCCAACGAAATGGACAAGATCACCGAGTTCGTGACCCCGCAAATGCTGGAGTTCCTCAAGCGTGAGCGTGCTGACCTGGGTGACGGTTTCCAGTCCACCTACATCGATAACCTCAATGTACAGCTGGACGGTGTAGACGATCGCGCCGACAAGACCATTGCCACCCTGACTTTCACTGGCGTGTCGAAAACCTCGCGTTTCGACCAGGGCGAAGTCTTCAGCGAAAGCTGGAACATGGAACGTGCACAGGGCGAAAACCAGCCTTGGCTGGTAGCTGGTATCCGCCAGAACGGCTGA
- a CDS encoding SMI1/KNR4 family protein — MEEIIEQLREANEPVPVPLELPDEDMLVEIEEQLFIDIPFVFREFLLTVSDVVYGSLEPVTVTDPQSHTYLPDVAANAWDAGVDRSLIPICQDGDDYYCVEEDGTVVLWQAEEELIAEETWESVWHWARDVWLES, encoded by the coding sequence GTGGAAGAAATCATCGAACAACTGCGTGAAGCCAACGAACCGGTACCGGTCCCCTTGGAGTTGCCCGACGAAGACATGCTGGTCGAAATCGAAGAACAACTGTTCATCGACATACCCTTCGTCTTCAGAGAGTTTCTGCTGACCGTCAGCGACGTTGTCTACGGCAGCCTGGAACCGGTCACCGTGACCGACCCGCAATCCCACACCTACCTGCCCGACGTTGCCGCCAACGCTTGGGACGCCGGCGTCGATCGCAGCCTGATCCCGATCTGCCAGGACGGTGACGATTACTACTGCGTCGAAGAAGACGGCACCGTGGTGCTTTGGCAGGCCGAAGAAGAGCTGATCGCCGAAGAGACCTGGGAGTCGGTTTGGCACTGGGCACGGGACGTCTGGCTGGAAAGCTGA